In Phycisphaerales bacterium, the sequence AGGATTCGATGATGGCGTCGAAGTCCTCGAACTCGAAGCGGTCGGTGCGGAGGAGATACTCGACCTTGCCGGCGGGCGTCGAGAGCGTGGGGATGGCGGCGTCGAGTGTGGCGATGTCGCGGGTGCGATTCTCGAACATCTCGCGGCGGAGTGTGCCGAGGTCGTGGTGGTCGAGCAGGCCGAGCGTTTGGGCGATGGGCGTCAGTCGGTCGGCGGCATTGTCGGCGCGAAGGAGGAGGCGGTGCTCGGCACGGCTGGTGAACATGCGATACGGCTCGACAGGCGTCTTGGTGACGAGGTCGTCCATGAGGACGCCGATGTACGCCTGGTCGCGAGAGAGCGTGAACTCGGGTTCGTTGCGGATGAGGCGTGCGGCGTTGATGCCGGCGATGAGTCCCTGGGCGGCGGCCTCTTCGTAGCCGCTGGTGCCGTTGATCTGGCCGGCGAGGAAGAGGCCGTGGACGTGGCGGGTCATCCCTGTGGGGAGGATCTGGTGGGGGCGGACCATGTCGTATTCGACGGCGTAACCATGGCGGAGGATCTCGGCGTTCTCGCAGCCTGGCATGGAGCGGACGATGGCGTCCTGGACATCGCTGGGGAGGCTGGTGGAGATGCCGTTGCAGTAGATCCAGTCGTCGTCGTGGGATTCTGGTTCCAGGAAGACGCCATGAGATTCTCGCTGGGCGAAGCGGACGACTTTGTCTTCGATGCTTGGGCAGTAGCGTGGGCCTGTGGATTCGATCTGGCCTGTGAACATGGGCGCGCGGTGGAGGTTGGCGCGAATGAGGTCGTGGGCTTGTGATGTGGTCGACGTCTGGCGGCACTCGAGTTGGGGGAGGACCGGGAAGGTGTGGAGCGAGGGGAAGGAGTCGGCAATCGTGATTCGTGATTCGTGATTCGTGGTTGTTGGCTTGTGTTGATTGTGAAGAAGGCATCGGGGCATTGGGGCATCGGGGCATCGAGTTGTGGAGAGGTCGCTGAAGGGAGTTGGTGTGGTGTCACCGTGCTGAGCGGGGAGGTCAGTCCAGCGGATGGTGGAGCGTTTGAGTCGGGGTGGCGTGCCGGTTTTGAGTCTGCCGAGTTCGAAGCCGAGATTGGTGAGGGAGGCGGAGATGGCGTTGGCGGCGGGCTCACCGTGGCGGCCTCCTTGGGTTCTGTATTCACCAGTGTGCATCAGACCGCGCATGAAGGTGCCGGTGGTCAGGACGACGGCATTGGAATGGAGTATGCGATCGCCGGTGGGCGTGTGGATGCGGACGCCCTGGATGCGATCGCGATCGACGAGGAGTGATTCGACACTTCCCTGGATGATGTCGATCTCGGGGCGCGTGGCGAGCATCGCCTGGACGGCGCGGGCGTAGGCGTGCTTGTCGCACTGGGCACGTGGGCCATGGACGGCGGGGCCTTTGCTGGTGTTGAGGACGCGGAACTGGATGCCTGTGGCGTCGGTTGCGAGGCCCATGAGGCCGGCGAGGGCGTCAATCTCGCGGACGAGTTGGCCTTTGGCAAGCCCGCCGATCGCGGGGTTGCAAGACATGACGCCGATCTTGGTGGGGTCGAGGGTGACGAGGGCAATGCTCCCCGCGCGGAGCGTTGGGGTACCCAGGAGATTCGCGGCGGCCCAGGCGGCCTCGACGCCGGCGTGGCCGCCGCCGATGACGATGACCTGGTAAGTGGATGTGGTGCTCGAGCCGCTCACCGAGAATCGTACGCGGCGGACGGTGTGCTCCTGCTTTGTAGAAGAGAGTAGAAACAGGCGGGACGCCTGTTCCACGAGTTTGGGGAGGGCCTAATTGAACGAGGCTTAGTGGGCGTTTCGGTGGAGGAAGCCGCGGAAGAGGGTGAGCCAGAGGATTTTGAGGTCGAAGCCGAGGCTCCAGTGTCGGATGTAGAAGAGGTCGAGTTGGAGGCGTTTGCGGAGGCTGGTGTCGCCGCGGAGGCCGTTGACCTGGGCCCAGCCGGTGATGCCGGCCTTGACGTGCTGGCGGAGGATGTAGCCGCGCCAATTGTCCTTGAATGAGGCGACGAGTTCGGGGCGTTCGGGGCGGGGGCCAACGAGGCTCATGTCGCCGAGGACAACGTTGAAGAGTTGGGGGAGTTCGTCGAGGCTGGTGCGGCGGAGCCATCGGCCGACGCGGGTGATGCGCGGGTCCTCGCGGCTGGTCCACGCGGCGGGGGTGCGCTCGTCCTCGGCGTGGGTCATGGTGCGGAACTTGTAGATATCGAAGACCTCGCCGCCGAGGCTGACGCGGGGCTGGGTAAAGATCGCCGGGCCGTCGCTGGTGGCGCGGATGATGGCAGCGATGGCGAGCATGAGCGGTGAGAAGAGGATGAGTGCGGCGAGGGCGCCGAGGAAGTCCAGTACCCGTTTGGTGGCGCCACCCAGGCCGTGGTGCGGGTTGTCGCGGTAACTGAGGATGGGCATGCCATCGAGTTCGCTGACGACCATGCCCAGGGGGAGATAGCGGGGCTGGACATCGGGGATGATGCGGACATCGACGGCGAAGCGCTCGAGTCGGCGAAGAAGATCGGGGACGCGCGCGGCGCCGGCGGTGGGAATCGCGAGATAGACCGCGTCGGGCTTGTGCTCCTCGAGGGTCTCTTCGAGATCGACGAGCCCCGAGTGCACGGGGCGGCCCATGCAGGACTCGCGGCGGGCACGATCGCGATGGGAGATGAAATAGGCGACGTGGATACCGGTCCAGGAGTTGCGCTCGAGCGTGCGGCAGGCGATTCGCCCGAGGCGGCCTGTGCCGATGACGGCGACGTGGCGGAGGTTTCGGCCTCGGCTACGAATCTCGCGGAGGATCACGCGGAAGACGATGCGGTGGATCGCGAGGAGCGTGAGTTCGAAGGCGGTCAAGAGGGCGAGTTGGAGGCGAGGGGCGTCGGTCTGGATTCCGGCGACGAGGGCGTGCTTGGTGGAGCCGAAGAGTGTTGCGGGATCGCCGGCGATCGCCCAGACTGTGGCGACAAGCACGAGTTTGGCGGCGATGGAGGCCTTGGCGACCTGCTTGACATCGGCGAGGACGGAGCGGTCGCGGCGCGGGCGATAGACACGGGCAAGCCACATGAGCAGGAGCGTGAGCGGAACGGAAACGAGGACGAGGGTTTCCTTCGCGATGGTGCGCGCATCGGTGGGCCAGGGCTCGCCCATGAGTGTGCGTCGCGCGGCCCAGGAGGCGAGGCAGGCGGCGGCGGCGATCGCGGCATCGCTTCCGGCGAGGATGGCGACGAAGAGTTGATGCTGCTGCTTGAGCACGCGGATGTGTTCCTGCGTTGGGGCGAGCGGCTCCGCCGCGGAAGCAATCCCATTCTGCGCCCGGTCACAGAAGTCGAATCGGTGCCGGCACGAGGGTTCAAGAACTTTCGCCCTTGATCGACTGGATGTCAACAGGCTGTTCGCTTATTGCCCCGCATCCACGGGACGGGGCCAGTAGGGTCCTGTGCGTGGTGAGCCCGGGATGGCTCGCATGGATTCGATGGCTTCGCGTTGGCGTGGGTCGAGGTCCTGGGGCTGGGGAACGACAATTTTGACAATCGCGTAGAGGTCGCCCTTGGAGCCGACCTCGTCGGAAAGGCCGTGGGCCTTGATGCGGAGCATCTTGCCGCTGCTGGTGGCGGGCGGGAGGCGGAGTTCGACGGCGGTGTCGAGCGTGGGCACGAGGACGGGACCGCCGAAGAGGGCTTCGGGGATGGTGATTGGCAGATCGAGATAGAGATCGAGGCCCTTGCCGCTCTCGATGAGTTCTCCCCGGCGGAAGAGCGGATGCGGATCAACGCGGACGGTAAGGATGACGTCGCTGCCATCGGCGACGCCTCGCATACGGAGTTGGGCGCCGTCGGAAGCGCCCTTGGGGATGCGCACCTCGATGGACTTGCTTGAGCCGTCCTGGACGAGGCGGACTTGCTCGGTGCCGCCGCGGGCGATGGTGGTGAAGGGGACGCGGACTTCGGCGCGGAGCGGCTCGCGTTCGGGTTCTTGTCGATGGGCACGGTGGCCGCGGCGCGAAGTCCTACCGGCGTCTCGTTTGTTGCCGTTGAAGATGGCCTCGAAGATGGAGCCGAGATCTTCGTCGAAGGGAGCGCCGCCCGGGGGCGCGCCCTGCCATGTGTAGGCGCGGCCGGAGGGCTGCGGGCCACGCGCCTGCTCGCGGTAGGTGCCATACTCGTCGTACATCTTCCGCTTTTGCTCGTCGGAGAGGACGTCGTAGGCCTCCTGGAGTTTCTTGAAACTCTCCTGGGCTTCGGCGGAGGGGTTCACGTCTGGATGGTACTTCCGCGCGAGTTTTCGATAGGCATTGCGGATCTCGTCCGCGGTGGCCTTCTTCGTGATGCCGAGAATGTCGTAGTAGTCCCCCTTTGGCATGATGGAGTTTATGGAGCATTCGCGAAAAGAAAAACGGCCCGTCACGAGGACGGGCCGAGTGTGTTTTCACGTCACGATTGGTTACTTGGGGTTCTTGGGGACGAAGGGCGGCGGGCCGTCCATCGGTTCGATCTTGATGCCGGGATCCTTGCCGACTGGCTGGGGCGGCGTGGGCTGGGGCGGCGGGGTCGCGCCCGGCGCTTCGACCGCGAGGACGTCGAGGTCATAGGTCAGCGTGGCGTTCGGCGGGATCTTGTTGCGGGGACGGCCCGCGGCTCCGTAGCCCATCTCCGGCGGGATGAAGACGCGGACGTGGTCGCCCTTGTGGAGGCCGATCGCGGCCTTGCTGAAGCCCTCGATGACGCCCTGGCCGAGGGTGAAGGTGAAGGGTGCACGCCCGATCGAGGTGTCGAAGACCGTGCCATCGGTGACGGCGCCGGTGTAGTTGACGGACATGCGTCCGCCCATCTCGCCGGCCTCGCCGTCGCGGTTGGTGTAGTTGATGACCACAAGCCCGTTCTCGTTGCGGATGCCGATCTCGGGCTTGAACTTGGTGAAGGTGTAGCTCTGTCCTTCGGCGGGGCCCCAGACCTGTGAGCCGTCGGCGCCGAAGCCGCGATCGGCGGTGGTCATGACATCGCCCGAGACGGTCATCTGGCTGGTCATCTCGACGGCGTTCGCGAGCCCGGTGGGGTATGGATAGGGCGTGCTCGCGGAGAAGCCCATGCCGCCGGGGCTGACGGCGAGGTCGAGCGTGCCGATGAGGTTGCGGTGCGGGAAGTCGCTGGGGAAGACCTCGGGCGCGGCCCAGGCGCCGATGGCGCCCTGCTGCACGCCGTTGGGGAGGCGGAACTCGAACGTGCGGAGACGGATCTGGCCCTTGTGGCGGTAGAGCTGCCAGATGGTCTGGCGGCTGGGGGACCACATCGCGTCGAGGCGGCCCGACTCGGCATAGAGCGCGTTGGGGAGGCCATCGATCACGACCGGGGCAACGGCGACGAACATGTCGGTGCTCTTGGTCGCGTCGTCGCCCTGGGTGACCGGGAGCTGGGTGCGCCAGGTGCCGACGAGGGCTTGGCCGATCCTGGCGAGTTCGTCATCGCTCCAGGCAAAGACCGGAGCCGGGGCCTTGGCAGCGACGGCTTCGACGACCTTGGCGGTCATGGTGTCCTGCGCATGGGCCGCGATGGGCGTCAGCGTGACGACCGACGTCGCCGCGAGCGAGAGAAGCATCCGTTTCGTGGGATTCATGGTTCTTCGTTCCTTGGTGAGTGCGAGTGCGATATCTGTGGATCAGGCGAGATCGGGGTACAACTTGCCCACGACCGAGACCAGCTCCTTCACGTGGCTGATGGACTCGTTCATGAACTTCTGCTCCTCGGCGTCGAGTTTGAAGGTGATGACCTTCTCGACGCCGCCCGTGCCCAGGACGCAGGGGACGCCGACGAAGTATCCCTTGCCCTTGGCCCCGGGCGCGACGCCGAACTGGTCCTCGCAGTACGCGGCACAGGCGATCACGCGCTTCTTGTCGCGGACGATCGCCTCGACCATCTCAACGGTTCCGGCGCTGGGCGCGTACCACGCGCTGGTGCCCATGAGTTTGACGACCTCGCCGCCGCCGACCTTGGCTCGGTCCACGCAGGCCTGGATCTTTTCCATGGGGAGCAGATCGGTGACGGGGATCCCGTTGACGCTGGTCCTTCGCGGGAGCGGCACCATGTCGTCTCCGTGCCCGCCGAGCAGGAGTCCCTGGATGTCCTCGGCGCTCACGCCGAGTTCCCACGCGAGGAAGGTCTTGTATCGTGCGACGTCGAGCGCCCCGGCCTGGCCGATGACGCGGCTGGGCGGGAATCCCGTGACCTTCCACATGACATAGACCATCGCGTCGAGGGGGTTGCTCACCACGATCACGACGGCGTTGGGGGCGTGCTTCTTGATGTTCTCGGCGACGCCCTTCACGATCCCCGCGTTGATCTGCACGAGGTCGTCGCGGCTCTGTCCGGGTTTGCGGGGCACGCCCGCGGTCACGATGACCACGTCGGAGCCTTCGATGTCCCTGGGCTCAAAGGTCCCGGTGATCTTCGAGTCAAAACTCTCCACCGGCCCGCAGCACGCGAGGTCGAGGGCCTTGCCCTTGGGCATGTGCAGGTCGGGCTTGTCCTTGATGGGGATGTCCACGAGCACGACATCGCCCAGTTCCTTCATGGCCAGGGCGCGAGCGCACTCGCCCCCGATGTTCCCGGCCCCGATGACGCTGATCTTCGCTCGACGCATGGACTCTCCGTTGATGTTCGACGCGGTCAAACCCGTCAAAGACTGGGCGAAAGGCCCCCAGCAGGTCTTTGGTCGGGGGTCAATGGTAGCGCGGGGGGCGAGAAGAAGGCATCGGGGATCGGGCATCGGGCATCCGTGCAGATGCGGCGGGATCTGGCCTCTCTCACGCCCAATCCCTCCTCATCCCCCCCTCCCCGCTCCGCGTCCCCCCCTCCCCGCTCCGCGTCCCCTCCTCTCTCCTCCGCGTCCTCTGCGTTCGCCTTCCTCACCCCCAACGACAAAGCCCCCGGCGGACCGTTCCACCGGGGGCGTCATTCACTCCTGTCGGGATCTCACGCGATCCCCCGCCGCGAAGCGGCGCTCGCTCACGCCGCCATCTGCAGCGTGGCGCTGGTCATGTTCCCCGCGGCGTCGAAGCCGAACTGCACGAGCACGACGTCGCTGGGCAGGCCCCAGTCCTCGCCGCGCCGGCCGCGGACGATGTACTGCGCGCCCGAGGCCGCGCTCGTCGAGGGGAGGCTCTGGTCGGTGAAGGCCATGCGCCGGTCGCGATTGGTCGCGCCGGGGGCGCCCCCGATCCCGACGAAGGCCGTCTGCCCCGGGAGTTTCCTCGTGACCTCGAAGAACGCCCCGCTGCTGGCCGCGGCGTTGTCGGCGGTCCACGAGAGCGTCACGGCCCCGCTCGGCTGCAAGGTAATGATGAAGTCCTCGGGCTTGCCCACGGCCGGCAGCGGCGACGGGGGGGACGGGAGCGGGATCTGCGCGAGGTTGTAGACGACCGCCGGGTTGGGCTGCTGGGCGGCGTGGGCCTTGATGAGATCGATGCACAGGGCGGCCTGGGTGCGCATGAGGGCGACGGCGTTGTAATACTCGCTGGTCGCGGTCTTGCTGGCGAGGCGCGCCTCGAGCGCGGCGTCGAGCGCCCCGCGCGCCGCCACGGTCCGCGCCTTCAGAAGCGTGACCATATCGGACGCCAATCCGATCGCGGCAAAGTTGGATTCCCACGTGTCGTTGTGGGTCTCGCAGAAGACGATCTGCTCTTCACGATTGTCAGGAAGGACGGCCATCACGGTCTCCATAGGAAAGAGGCTCTGAATCGGCCCCCGCGTCACGCGCGCGGGCGTCCCGATCCCGGCACACCCCTCCGGGATCACACGTCCCGGAGCCGCGCGCCGTGGGGTCGCGGCCACGAATGGCCCACGCCCACGCCCGACCATCGACGTCCCCAAAGCAAGTGTTCACGACGGACCGAGACATAGTCCATTCGCGCGGTCCATATGTGACGTCTGGACCGGGTACGAGGGGCACGGGCCCGCGATCCCTCCCACATCTCGTGGGGCAGGCGGCCCGCCTGCCCCTCCCTCTCCTCCTTCGCGCCCCTCTCACTCAATCCCCCCTCTTCCCCCCCCTCCCCGCTCCGCGTCCCCTCCTCTCCCCTCCGCGTCCCCCCCTCCCCACTCCGCGTCCCCCCCTCCCCACTCCGCGTCCCCCCCTCCCCACTCCGCGTCCCCCCCTCCCCACTCCGCGTCCCCCCCTCCCCGCTCCGCGTCCCCCCCTCCCCGCTCCGCGTCCCCCCCTCCCCACTCCGCGTCCCCCCCTCCCCACTCCGCGTCCCCCCCTCCCCGCTCCGCGTCCCCCCCTCCCCGCTCCGCGTCCCCCCCTCCCCGCTCCGCGAACTCTGTTCTTACCTCTGTGTCCTCTGCGTTCGTCTTGGCATGAAGAAGGCATCGGGGATCGGGCATCGGGCATCGGGGTGGGCGACCCGCGTTCTGGCACAGATAAACCGTGCGGACCCTCCAGATGACTCTGATCTGGCCCGGGATCGGAGCAATCTGGGCCGGGATCAGAGCACTCAGGCCCGGGATAGGAGCAATCGTGGACGGGATCGGAGCACTCTGACCCGGGATCGGAGTGATCTGGTCCCGGATCAAAGGAATCTGGGACGGGATCAGTGTGATCTGGGGCGGGATTGGTATCAAGGCGAAGACGAACACAGAGGACGCAGAGGAGTGAGGAGGGGGAAGAGGGGGGATTGGGTGAGAGGGGCGCGATGAAGAAGAGGGAGAGGCAGGCGGGCCGCCTGCCCCACGAGGTATGGAAGGGATCGCGGGCGTCTACCGTTCCCTCATGGCCGACACGCCCGAGAACACGGCGGCGTCAATGAACGAGAAGCCCGCCACGCCGCGGACGAGGTCCCTCTGGCGGCGGGTTCGCCGCGCGGCCCGCGTGGTCGCAGCGGTGGTGCTGGGGCTGGTGTGCGTGCTCGCGCTGGTGGCGTGGCCGCTTTCGTATGTTCGACGCGCGACGCTCACCGTGATACGGGATGTTTCGGTCGTTGCGAACTCGACGACCTCGTCGCTGTTGATGATGCCCTCGGGCCCGAATCCAAGCGGCTATGAAGCGAGCGGATGCCATGTTTCGGTGTTTGTGTTCCCGGGAATGTTTGGCATAAACGCTTGGATCCGTGATATCTCCAGGGATCACAGGTACCAGTATGAATCGCTCATCACCGATTGGAACGCTGAGGCGCACCTGACCCCGGCGATGGTGATGGACACCCCTAAAAATGTCGACCAGCAATGGGTGATCTCGCCGCTCTTGAACGCCGTCGGGATCACGTTGCGAACACAGTCAATGTCCTCGATCGGATTTCGGAGCACGGTGATCATCATTCCGCTCTGGATCATCATCCTCGCGAGCGGCATCCCGGCGTTCTTCCTCTCGCGCGGCGTCTTCTGGCGGCGGCGCGGGCCGGATGAGTGCGTGACGTGCGGCTACAGCCGGGTCGGGCTGCCAATTGGAGCCGCGTGTCCCGAGTGCGGGAGCGCGAGTGGGGAGAAGGTCAAGGCGAACGCCGAGGACGCGGAGGGGAGCACAGAGGTCGCGGAGGGGAAGGAGTGAGAGGGGCGGAGTGAAGAGGAGGTAGGGGCAGGCGGGCCGCCTGCCCCACGAGAGTGGGTCGGGGTCGCGGGCGCGACGCCGGGGATGGAGTGCCTTGCCCCAGTGCCTCGGCTCCCCACCCTCCACGAATGCCGAATCACGAATCACGAAGGCCGGGCCTTTGCTCTCGAATGCCGAATCACGAGTCACGAAGGCCGACGTGCAGCCGTAGCATCGCCCATGGACATCGATCCCGCGTCGCTCTCGCAGCCCGATCGGTACAAGTTGCTCATCGGCGGGATCGTCCCCAGGCCAATCGCGTGGGTCTCGACCGTGGCCCCTGATGGGAGCGGTCCCGCCGGGCGCACCAACCTCGCGCCCTTCTCCTTCTTTTCCGGCGTGGGGAGCAACCCCCTCTCGCTCCTGTTCTGTCCCGCCCTCAACGAGCGCGGCGAGGAGAAGGACACGCTGCGGAACGCGAAGCCCGTGGACGAGGGCGGCGTCGGCGAGTTCGTCGTCAGCGTCGCCACGCACGCCCTCGCGAGGAAGGTCGCCGCGACCGCCGAGGCGTTGCCCCATGGCGAGAGCGAGTTCGAGGCGTTCGGCCTGACGCCGGCGAAGAGCCGCGTGGTGAGGCCGCCGCGCGTGATGGAAAGCCCCTTGTCGTTCGAGTGCGTGACCGAGAGGGTGATCCGGTTGAACCCCGGCGCTCCCGCGGGGGGTGTCATCGTCATCGGCCGGATCGTGAGCGTGCACGCGGCGGAGGGAATCGTGAACGAGCGGCACCACATCGACCCGGCGGCCCTCGACGCCATCGGACGCATGGGCGGATTCGACTATTGCACGACCCGGGAAAGGTTCCAGATGCCCCCGGGGCGGAAGGCGTTGGACGCGTCATCGCCGATGGGCGGGTGATGTGGATCAAGGGCGCGGGCGAGCGCGGATGAGGGGCGTGGGCGCGACGGTCTCTGATCGTCGCGCGGCGTCGATGGGTCCTCGCGCGATGCGGTCTGGTCCTCGCGCGGAGCGGAGTGGGCACATCGCGCTTGCATTGCGGGCGATGATCCTGTAGATTCTGTCGTGAACGGCAAGGATCGCGGCGAGTGCCGCGTGCCGAGACACTCTTTGGGAGTCAAGGACATGGCCAAGAAGGCAAAGAAGAAGGCGAAGAAGAAGGCCGCGAAGAAGGCGGGAAAGAAGAAGGGCGCGAAGAAGTCAAAGAAGAAGGCGACCAGGAAGGCGGCGAAGAAGGCCGGGAAGAAGAAGTCCGCGAAGCGGGGAGGGGGGGGCGCGAAGAAGGCGTCCGGTCGCAAGAAGGCGAAGAAGAAGGCCCGGCGCACGGTCCTCTACAGCAGCAAGGGGAAGAAGTTGTACGCGGTCCGCTCCGCGGGCGGGCAGTTCAAGGACATCCAGTCCTATCAGAAGGCCCACTCGATGGACATGGCGCGCAACGCCGCCGACGAGCAGTAGATCGAGTCCGCATTTCGCGGACTTTGGCTCGTGGGAGACGCAAAGAAGCGGGCCTGGCCGAGTGGTCGGGCCCGTTGTTCTTTTGGGGTGGGCGTGCGCGGCATTGATGCGGGTCAGGGTGCCGTTGATTCGGCGGGGGTCGTTGTCGTGGCGTCGGC encodes:
- a CDS encoding flavin reductase family protein; translated protein: MDIDPASLSQPDRYKLLIGGIVPRPIAWVSTVAPDGSGPAGRTNLAPFSFFSGVGSNPLSLLFCPALNERGEEKDTLRNAKPVDEGGVGEFVVSVATHALARKVAATAEALPHGESEFEAFGLTPAKSRVVRPPRVMESPLSFECVTERVIRLNPGAPAGGVIVIGRIVSVHAAEGIVNERHHIDPAALDAIGRMGGFDYCTTRERFQMPPGRKALDASSPMGG
- a CDS encoding DnaJ domain-containing protein, translating into MPKGDYYDILGITKKATADEIRNAYRKLARKYHPDVNPSAEAQESFKKLQEAYDVLSDEQKRKMYDEYGTYREQARGPQPSGRAYTWQGAPPGGAPFDEDLGSIFEAIFNGNKRDAGRTSRRGHRAHRQEPEREPLRAEVRVPFTTIARGGTEQVRLVQDGSSKSIEVRIPKGASDGAQLRMRGVADGSDVILTVRVDPHPLFRRGELIESGKGLDLYLDLPITIPEALFGGPVLVPTLDTAVELRLPPATSSGKMLRIKAHGLSDEVGSKGDLYAIVKIVVPQPQDLDPRQREAIESMRAIPGSPRTGPYWPRPVDAGQ
- a CDS encoding undecaprenyl-phosphate glucose phosphotransferase, with translation MLKQQHQLFVAILAGSDAAIAAAACLASWAARRTLMGEPWPTDARTIAKETLVLVSVPLTLLLMWLARVYRPRRDRSVLADVKQVAKASIAAKLVLVATVWAIAGDPATLFGSTKHALVAGIQTDAPRLQLALLTAFELTLLAIHRIVFRVILREIRSRGRNLRHVAVIGTGRLGRIACRTLERNSWTGIHVAYFISHRDRARRESCMGRPVHSGLVDLEETLEEHKPDAVYLAIPTAGAARVPDLLRRLERFAVDVRIIPDVQPRYLPLGMVVSELDGMPILSYRDNPHHGLGGATKRVLDFLGALAALILFSPLMLAIAAIIRATSDGPAIFTQPRVSLGGEVFDIYKFRTMTHAEDERTPAAWTSREDPRITRVGRWLRRTSLDELPQLFNVVLGDMSLVGPRPERPELVASFKDNWRGYILRQHVKAGITGWAQVNGLRGDTSLRKRLQLDLFYIRHWSLGFDLKILWLTLFRGFLHRNAH
- the mnmG gene encoding tRNA uridine-5-carboxymethylaminomethyl(34) synthesis enzyme MnmG; amino-acid sequence: MSGSSTTSTYQVIVIGGGHAGVEAAWAAANLLGTPTLRAGSIALVTLDPTKIGVMSCNPAIGGLAKGQLVREIDALAGLMGLATDATGIQFRVLNTSKGPAVHGPRAQCDKHAYARAVQAMLATRPEIDIIQGSVESLLVDRDRIQGVRIHTPTGDRILHSNAVVLTTGTFMRGLMHTGEYRTQGGRHGEPAANAISASLTNLGFELGRLKTGTPPRLKRSTIRWTDLPAQHGDTTPTPFSDLSTTRCPDAPMPRCLLHNQHKPTTTNHESRITIADSFPSLHTFPVLPQLECRQTSTTSQAHDLIRANLHRAPMFTGQIESTGPRYCPSIEDKVVRFAQRESHGVFLEPESHDDDWIYCNGISTSLPSDVQDAIVRSMPGCENAEILRHGYAVEYDMVRPHQILPTGMTRHVHGLFLAGQINGTSGYEEAAAQGLIAGINAARLIRNEPEFTLSRDQAYIGVLMDDLVTKTPVEPYRMFTSRAEHRLLLRADNAADRLTPIAQTLGLLDHHDLGTLRREMFENRTRDIATLDAAIPTLSTPAGKVEYLLRTDRFEFEDFDAIIESSATLATTPRSTRLTVYANRRYEPYIRRQEVEIRRQAELEHRKIPESIDFESLPNLRTEARQSLARFRPRTFGQASRLEGITPADLTLLAVLCSRRPPLASI
- the mdh gene encoding malate dehydrogenase; this translates as MRRAKISVIGAGNIGGECARALAMKELGDVVLVDIPIKDKPDLHMPKGKALDLACCGPVESFDSKITGTFEPRDIEGSDVVIVTAGVPRKPGQSRDDLVQINAGIVKGVAENIKKHAPNAVVIVVSNPLDAMVYVMWKVTGFPPSRVIGQAGALDVARYKTFLAWELGVSAEDIQGLLLGGHGDDMVPLPRRTSVNGIPVTDLLPMEKIQACVDRAKVGGGEVVKLMGTSAWYAPSAGTVEMVEAIVRDKKRVIACAAYCEDQFGVAPGAKGKGYFVGVPCVLGTGGVEKVITFKLDAEEQKFMNESISHVKELVSVVGKLYPDLA
- a CDS encoding fibronectin type III domain-containing protein, which produces MAVLPDNREEQIVFCETHNDTWESNFAAIGLASDMVTLLKARTVAARGALDAALEARLASKTATSEYYNAVALMRTQAALCIDLIKAHAAQQPNPAVVYNLAQIPLPSPPSPLPAVGKPEDFIITLQPSGAVTLSWTADNAAASSGAFFEVTRKLPGQTAFVGIGGAPGATNRDRRMAFTDQSLPSTSAASGAQYIVRGRRGEDWGLPSDVVLVQFGFDAAGNMTSATLQMAA